Proteins found in one Pseudomonas marvdashtae genomic segment:
- the narH gene encoding nitrate reductase subunit beta, which produces MKIRSQIGMVLNLDKCIGCHTCSITCKNVWTSREGMEYAWFNNVESKPGIGYPKEWENQDKWKGGWVRNADGSINPRIGGKFRVLANIFANPDLPSLDDYYEPFDFDYQHLHTAPLGEHQPTARPRSLVSGKRMEKIEWGPNWEEILGTEFAKRRKDKNFDKIQADIYGEYENTFMMYLPRLCEHCLNPTCAASCPSGAIYKREEDGIVLIDQEKCRGWRMCISGCPYKKIYFNWKSGKSEKCIFCYPRIEAGMPTVCAETCVGRIRYLGVLLYDADRISEVASTANEQDLYEKQLEIFLDPNDPAVIRQALADGVPQSVIDSAQRSPVYKMAVDWKLALPLHPEYRTLPMVWYVPPLSPIQNAATAGTVGMNGVIPDVDSLRIPLRYLANMLTAGDEKPVKLALKRLLAMRAYKRSEQVDGVQDLQVLADVGLSVNQVEEMYRYLAIANYEDRFVVPSAHREDAMSDAFAERSGCGFSFGSGCSGSSDTNMFGGKKANRRDVIKTVQLWEE; this is translated from the coding sequence ATGAAGATCCGCTCACAAATCGGCATGGTCCTGAACCTGGACAAATGCATCGGCTGCCACACCTGCTCGATTACCTGCAAGAACGTCTGGACCAGCCGTGAGGGCATGGAATACGCCTGGTTCAACAACGTCGAATCCAAGCCGGGCATCGGCTATCCCAAGGAGTGGGAAAACCAAGACAAGTGGAAGGGCGGCTGGGTCCGCAACGCCGACGGTTCGATCAACCCGCGCATCGGCGGCAAGTTCCGCGTGCTGGCGAACATCTTCGCCAACCCGGACCTGCCGAGCCTGGACGATTACTACGAACCGTTCGACTTCGACTACCAGCACCTGCACACCGCGCCGCTGGGCGAGCACCAGCCCACCGCGCGACCTCGTTCGCTGGTGTCCGGCAAGCGCATGGAGAAGATCGAGTGGGGCCCGAACTGGGAGGAAATCCTCGGCACCGAGTTCGCCAAGCGCCGCAAGGACAAGAACTTCGACAAGATCCAGGCAGACATCTACGGCGAGTACGAAAACACTTTCATGATGTACCTGCCGCGCCTGTGCGAGCACTGCCTGAACCCGACGTGCGCGGCATCGTGCCCGAGCGGGGCGATCTACAAGCGCGAGGAGGACGGCATTGTCCTGATCGACCAGGAAAAATGCCGCGGCTGGCGCATGTGCATCAGCGGCTGCCCGTACAAGAAGATCTACTTCAACTGGAAGAGCGGCAAGTCGGAAAAATGCATCTTCTGCTACCCGCGCATCGAAGCCGGCATGCCGACCGTGTGTGCCGAAACCTGCGTCGGACGGATTCGTTACCTCGGTGTGCTGCTGTATGACGCCGACCGCATCAGCGAAGTGGCAAGCACCGCCAACGAGCAGGACCTGTACGAGAAGCAACTGGAGATCTTCCTCGACCCGAACGACCCGGCGGTGATTCGCCAGGCGCTGGCCGATGGCGTGCCGCAGTCGGTGATCGATTCGGCCCAACGTTCGCCGGTCTACAAAATGGCCGTGGACTGGAAACTCGCACTGCCGCTGCACCCGGAATACCGCACCTTGCCGATGGTCTGGTACGTGCCGCCACTGTCACCGATCCAGAACGCTGCCACGGCCGGCACCGTGGGCATGAACGGAGTGATCCCGGACGTGGACAGCCTGCGCATCCCGCTGCGCTACCTGGCGAACATGCTCACCGCCGGCGATGAAAAACCGGTCAAGCTTGCGCTGAAACGCCTGCTGGCGATGCGCGCCTACAAGCGTTCCGAGCAAGTCGACGGCGTGCAGGACCTGCAAGTGCTGGCCGACGTCGGCTTGAGCGTGAACCAGGTGGAAGAGATGTACCGCTACCTGGCCATCGCCAACTACGAAGACCGCTTCGTGGTGCCGAGCGCCCACCGTGAAGACGCCATGAGCGATGCGTTCGCCGAACGCTCCGGTTGTGGTTTCAGCTTCGGCAGCGGCTGCAGCGGCAGCTCCGACACCAACATGTTCGGCGGCAAGAAGGCCAACCGCCGCGACGTGATCAAAACCGTGCAGTTGTGGGAGGAATGA
- the narJ gene encoding nitrate reductase molybdenum cofactor assembly chaperone, with protein sequence MRILKVISLLLDYPTETLVAGRDELEQAIAQAREISPAQRAGLFELLELVCGQDLMDGQEHYGALFGRGRSLSLLLFEHVHGESRDRGQAMVDMMAQYEEAGFAIGVKELPDYIPLYLEFLSTREDLEAREGLADVAHLLALLAARLDERESAYASCFRALLQIAGAEPQVAVAELREQVKAEPRDDSLEALDKIWEEEAVDFMQAEQQDRCSSLPSAPGKGREESAVPLHWVDFQHEGRAAAPAGEVGNV encoded by the coding sequence ATGCGCATTCTCAAGGTGATTTCGTTGCTCCTCGACTACCCGACCGAGACCCTGGTGGCCGGTCGCGACGAGCTGGAACAGGCGATAGCGCAGGCGCGGGAAATCAGTCCCGCCCAACGCGCCGGGTTGTTCGAGCTGCTGGAGCTGGTTTGCGGCCAGGACCTGATGGACGGCCAGGAACACTACGGCGCGCTGTTCGGCCGCGGCCGGTCGCTGTCGCTGCTGTTGTTCGAACATGTCCATGGCGAGTCCCGCGACCGGGGCCAGGCCATGGTCGACATGATGGCCCAGTACGAAGAGGCCGGTTTCGCCATCGGCGTCAAGGAGCTGCCCGACTACATCCCGCTGTACCTGGAGTTCTTGTCCACCCGCGAAGACCTCGAGGCCCGCGAGGGCCTGGCCGATGTCGCGCACCTGCTGGCCTTGCTCGCGGCGCGCCTGGACGAGCGTGAAAGCGCCTACGCCAGTTGCTTCCGGGCCTTGCTGCAAATCGCCGGGGCCGAGCCCCAGGTGGCGGTAGCCGAGCTGCGTGAGCAAGTGAAGGCCGAACCACGGGATGACTCCCTCGAAGCCCTGGACAAGATCTGGGAAGAAGAGGCGGTGGATTTCATGCAGGCCGAACAGCAGGACCGTTGCAGTTCACTGCCGAGCGCACCGGGCAAGGGCCGAGAGGAAAGTGCGGTGCCGCTGCACTGGGTGGATTTTCAGCATGAAGGGCGGGCCGCAGCGCCGGCCGGGGAGGTGGGCAATGTCTAA
- the moaA gene encoding GTP 3',8-cyclase MoaA: protein MNAVLQDGFGRQIDYLRMSVTDRCDFRCVYCMAKNMTFLPRQQVLTLEELQRLARLFVGLGVKKIRLTGGEPLIRPGIVGLCRDIAALPGLRELVMTSNGSQLARLARPLVDAGVKRMNISLDSLDGARFRAITRNGDLDRVLDGIEAAKVAGFERIKLNCVVMKGRNFDEVPALVQYAIEQRIDISFIEEMPLGDVGRSRGESFCSSDEVRAAIARHHRLLDSTENSGGPARYVRLERHADTRIGFISPNTHNFCASCNRVRMTVEGRLLLCLGQENSLDLRGLLRRYPLDDQPIIQSIKQALKGKPLQHDFSPGGEVQIVRFMNMSGG from the coding sequence ATGAACGCGGTGTTGCAGGACGGGTTTGGGCGCCAGATCGATTATTTGCGGATGTCGGTGACCGATCGTTGTGATTTTCGTTGTGTGTACTGCATGGCGAAAAACATGACCTTCCTGCCGCGTCAGCAAGTGTTGACCCTGGAGGAGTTGCAGCGCCTGGCGCGGTTGTTCGTCGGGCTGGGGGTGAAGAAGATCCGCCTGACCGGTGGCGAGCCGCTGATCCGTCCGGGCATCGTCGGGCTGTGTCGCGACATCGCGGCATTGCCCGGCCTGCGGGAACTGGTGATGACCAGCAACGGTTCGCAGCTGGCGCGGTTGGCCCGGCCGTTGGTGGATGCCGGCGTAAAGCGCATGAACATCAGCCTCGACAGCCTCGACGGCGCGCGGTTTCGGGCCATCACCCGTAACGGTGACCTGGACCGGGTGCTGGACGGGATCGAGGCGGCGAAGGTCGCCGGGTTCGAGCGGATCAAGCTCAACTGCGTGGTGATGAAGGGGCGCAACTTCGATGAAGTCCCGGCGCTGGTGCAATACGCCATTGAGCAACGCATCGACATCAGTTTCATCGAGGAAATGCCCTTGGGGGACGTCGGTCGTTCCCGAGGCGAGTCGTTCTGTTCCAGCGATGAAGTAAGGGCGGCCATCGCCCGCCATCACCGCCTGCTCGACAGTACCGAAAACAGCGGTGGTCCGGCGCGCTACGTGCGCCTGGAACGCCACGCGGATACTCGGATCGGTTTCATTTCACCCAATACCCATAACTTCTGCGCCAGTTGCAACCGCGTGCGCATGACTGTCGAAGGGCGTTTGCTGTTGTGCCTGGGCCAAGAGAATTCCCTCGATTTACGTGGCTTGCTGCGGCGCTATCCGCTGGATGACCAGCCGATCATTCAATCGATCAAACAGGCACTCAAGGGCAAGCCCTTGCAGCATGACTTCAGCCCTGGCGGGGAAGTGCAGATCGTGCGGTTCATGAACATGAGCGGTGGCTGA
- a CDS encoding nitrate reductase subunit alpha: protein MSHLLDQLRFFNRKQGEFSDGHGETRKESRDWENVYRSRWQYDKIVRSTHGVNCTGSCSWKIYVKNGLITWETQQTDYPRTRNDLPNHEPRGCPRGASYSWYIYSANRLKYPKIRKPLLKLWREARRTLAPVEAWASIVEDKAKADSYKSKRGMGGFIRSNWEEVNEIIAAANVYTIKEHGPDRVVGFSPIPAMSMVSYAAGSRYLSLIGGVCLSFYDWYCDLPPASPMVWGEQTDVPESADWYNSNYIIAWGSNVPQTRTPDAHFFTEVRYKGTKTVAITPDYSEVAKLTDLWLNPKQGTDAALAQAFNHVIFKEFHLDKPSAYFTEYAKRYTDLPVLVMLKPMLGAAPGAGYQPDRFLRASDLTDNLGQENNPEWKTIALDANGELVSPQGSIGYRWGEKGKWNILPREGGEGREIDLKLSLIGGDVAEVAFPYFAGEAQEYFQHVAGDAVQFRRVPVHSVVLADGSVAKVATVFDLSAANLAIDRGLGGANVAKDYDDASVPGTPAWQEQITGVSREKAIQIAREFADNADKTRGRSMIIVGAAMNHWYHMDMNYRGLINMLMLCGCVGQTGGGWAHYVGQEKLRPQCGWLPLAFGLDWNRPPRQMNGTSFFYGHSSQWRHEKMSMHDVLSPLADKSQFPEHALDYNIRAERAGWLPSAPQLNTNPLHICRDAAAAGLDPKDYVVKSLQDGSLRFACEQPDSPVNFPRNMFIWRSNLLGSSGKGHEYMLKYLLGTKNGVMNEDIGHSTECKPTEAEWVDEGAIGKLDLVTTLDFRMSSTCVYSDIVLPTATWYEKDDMNTSDMHPFIHPLSAAIDPAWESRSDWEIYKGIAKAFSAMSVGHLGVEKDLVTVPLLHDSVGELAQPFGGTDWKSAGVAPVPGKNAPNLHVVERDYPNIYKQFTSLGPMLEKLGNGGKGINWNTDTEVKFLGELNHKEVEAGISQGRPKIDSAIDAAEVILSLAPETNGHVAVKAWAALSEFTGIDHSHLAVSKEHEAIRFRDIQAQPRKIISSPTWSGLEDDHVSYNAGYTNVHESIPWRTITGRQQFYQDHPWMQAFGEQLMSYRPPVNTRTIEGVKGKRSNGETEIVLNWITPHQKWGIHSTYSDNLLMLTLSRGGPIVWLSEIDAKRAGIEDNDWIECFNVNGALTARAVVSQRVKEGMVMMYHAQERIVNVPGSETTKTRGGHHNSVTRVVLKPTHMIGGYAQQAYGFNYYGTVGCNRDEFVVVRKMSKVDWLDGSSGDDLPRPLPTDIEEN from the coding sequence GTGAGTCATTTACTGGATCAACTGCGGTTTTTCAACCGCAAGCAAGGCGAGTTTTCAGACGGCCACGGCGAGACCCGCAAGGAGTCCCGCGACTGGGAGAACGTCTACCGTTCGCGCTGGCAGTACGACAAGATCGTGCGGTCCACCCATGGGGTGAACTGCACCGGTTCGTGCTCGTGGAAAATCTACGTCAAGAACGGCCTGATCACCTGGGAAACCCAGCAGACCGACTACCCGCGCACCCGCAACGACCTGCCCAACCACGAACCACGCGGCTGCCCTCGCGGCGCGAGCTACAGCTGGTACATCTACAGCGCCAACCGGCTCAAGTACCCGAAGATCCGCAAGCCGCTGCTCAAACTGTGGCGTGAAGCCCGGCGGACCCTGGCGCCTGTCGAGGCCTGGGCCAGCATCGTCGAGGACAAGGCCAAGGCCGACTCGTACAAGAGCAAGCGCGGCATGGGCGGCTTCATCCGTTCCAACTGGGAAGAAGTCAACGAGATTATCGCCGCGGCCAACGTCTACACCATCAAGGAACACGGCCCGGACCGGGTGGTGGGCTTTTCGCCGATCCCGGCCATGTCGATGGTCAGCTACGCCGCCGGCTCGCGTTACCTGTCGCTGATCGGTGGCGTGTGCCTGAGCTTCTACGACTGGTACTGCGACTTGCCGCCAGCTTCGCCGATGGTCTGGGGCGAGCAGACCGACGTGCCGGAATCGGCCGACTGGTACAACTCCAACTACATCATTGCCTGGGGTTCCAACGTCCCGCAGACCCGCACCCCCGACGCGCACTTCTTCACCGAGGTGCGCTACAAGGGCACCAAGACCGTGGCGATCACCCCGGACTACTCGGAAGTCGCCAAGCTCACCGACCTGTGGCTCAACCCCAAGCAGGGCACCGACGCCGCGCTGGCCCAGGCCTTCAACCATGTGATCTTCAAAGAATTCCACCTGGACAAGCCGAGCGCCTATTTCACCGAATACGCCAAGCGCTACACCGACCTGCCGGTGCTGGTGATGCTCAAGCCGATGCTCGGCGCGGCCCCGGGCGCGGGTTATCAGCCGGACCGTTTCCTGCGGGCCAGCGACCTCACCGATAACCTCGGCCAGGAAAACAACCCGGAATGGAAAACCATTGCCCTGGACGCCAACGGCGAGCTGGTTTCGCCCCAAGGCTCCATCGGATATCGCTGGGGTGAGAAGGGCAAGTGGAACATCCTGCCTCGTGAAGGCGGCGAGGGGCGCGAGATCGACCTCAAGCTGAGCCTGATCGGTGGCGACGTCGCCGAGGTGGCATTCCCTTACTTCGCCGGCGAAGCCCAGGAATACTTCCAGCATGTGGCCGGTGACGCGGTGCAGTTCCGCCGCGTGCCGGTGCACAGTGTGGTGCTGGCCGATGGCAGCGTGGCGAAAGTCGCCACCGTGTTCGACCTGTCGGCGGCCAACCTGGCGATCGACCGTGGCCTGGGCGGCGCCAACGTTGCCAAGGACTATGACGACGCCTCGGTGCCCGGCACTCCGGCCTGGCAGGAGCAGATTACCGGTGTGAGCCGCGAGAAGGCGATCCAGATCGCCCGCGAATTCGCCGACAACGCCGACAAGACCCGTGGACGCTCGATGATCATCGTCGGTGCGGCGATGAACCACTGGTACCACATGGACATGAACTACCGTGGGCTGATCAACATGCTCATGCTCTGCGGTTGCGTCGGCCAGACCGGCGGCGGCTGGGCTCACTACGTTGGTCAGGAAAAACTTCGCCCGCAATGCGGCTGGCTGCCCCTGGCCTTTGGCCTGGACTGGAACCGTCCGCCACGGCAGATGAACGGCACCAGCTTCTTCTACGGCCACAGTTCCCAATGGCGCCACGAGAAGATGAGCATGCACGACGTGCTCTCGCCACTGGCCGACAAGTCGCAGTTCCCCGAGCACGCCCTGGACTACAACATCCGCGCCGAACGGGCCGGTTGGTTGCCGAGCGCGCCGCAGCTCAACACCAACCCGCTGCACATCTGCCGCGATGCCGCCGCCGCGGGCCTTGACCCCAAGGACTACGTGGTCAAATCGCTGCAGGACGGTTCCCTGCGCTTTGCCTGCGAGCAACCGGACAGCCCGGTGAACTTCCCGCGCAACATGTTCATCTGGCGTTCCAACCTGCTGGGCTCCTCGGGCAAGGGCCACGAGTACATGCTCAAGTACCTGCTCGGCACCAAGAACGGCGTGATGAACGAAGACATCGGCCACAGCACCGAGTGCAAGCCCACGGAAGCCGAATGGGTCGATGAGGGTGCCATTGGCAAGCTCGACCTGGTGACCACCCTGGACTTCCGCATGTCCTCGACCTGCGTGTACTCCGACATCGTCTTGCCGACCGCCACCTGGTACGAAAAAGACGACATGAACACCTCGGACATGCACCCGTTCATTCACCCATTGTCCGCGGCCATCGATCCGGCCTGGGAATCGCGTTCGGACTGGGAAATCTACAAGGGCATCGCCAAGGCGTTTTCCGCCATGTCGGTCGGCCACCTGGGCGTCGAGAAAGATCTGGTCACGGTACCGTTGCTGCACGACAGCGTCGGCGAACTGGCCCAGCCGTTTGGCGGGACCGATTGGAAAAGTGCCGGGGTGGCACCGGTGCCGGGCAAGAACGCACCGAACCTGCACGTGGTGGAGCGCGACTACCCGAACATCTACAAGCAGTTCACCTCCCTGGGCCCGATGCTGGAAAAACTCGGCAACGGCGGCAAGGGCATCAACTGGAACACCGACACCGAAGTGAAATTCCTCGGTGAGCTGAACCACAAGGAAGTCGAAGCGGGCATCAGCCAAGGCCGGCCAAAAATCGACAGCGCCATCGACGCCGCCGAAGTGATCCTGTCCCTGGCCCCGGAAACCAACGGCCATGTCGCGGTGAAGGCCTGGGCGGCGCTATCGGAATTCACCGGCATCGACCACAGCCACCTGGCGGTCTCGAAGGAGCACGAGGCGATTCGCTTCCGCGACATCCAGGCCCAGCCACGCAAGATCATCTCCAGCCCGACCTGGTCCGGCCTGGAAGACGATCACGTGAGCTACAACGCCGGCTACACCAACGTCCATGAGTCGATCCCATGGCGCACCATCACCGGTCGCCAGCAGTTCTACCAGGATCACCCGTGGATGCAGGCGTTCGGCGAGCAGCTGATGAGTTATCGGCCGCCGGTCAACACCCGCACCATCGAAGGCGTGAAGGGCAAGCGCAGCAACGGCGAGACCGAGATCGTCCTGAACTGGATCACCCCGCACCAGAAATGGGGCATCCACAGCACCTACAGCGACAACCTGCTGATGCTCACCTTGAGCCGTGGCGGGCCGATTGTCTGGCTCTCGGAAATCGACGCCAAGCGCGCCGGTATCGAAGACAACGACTGGATCGAGTGCTTCAACGTCAATGGCGCGCTGACCGCCCGTGCGGTGGTCAGCCAACGGGTCAAGGAAGGCATGGTGATGATGTACCACGCCCAGGAACGGATCGTGAACGTGCCCGGTTCGGAAACCACCAAGACCCGTGGCGGCCACCACAACTCGGTGACCCGCGTGGTGCTCAAGCCTACCCACATGATTGGCGGCTACGCGCAACAGGCGTATGGCTTCAACTATTACGGCACGGTCGGTTGCAACCGCGACGAATTCGTCGTGGTGCGCAAGATGTCCAAGGTCGATTGGCTCGACGGTTCCAGTGGCGATGATCTGCCGCGTCCACTGCCGACTGATATCGAGGAGAACTGA
- a CDS encoding NarK family nitrate/nitrite MFS transporter produces MSVLQTPEKGPVIHDWRPEDPAFWGRSGKLTARRNLWISIPALLLAFAVWMVWSTVIVRLNAIGFSFTTDQLFWLAALPGLSGATLRIFYSFMVPIFGGRRWTALSTASLLIPALWMGFAVQDSSTPYSVFVLIALLCGFGGGNFASSMSNISFFYPKSQQGTALGLNAGLGNLGVSVMQFSVPLVISFGVFGFMGGQPQVLADGSSLWLQNAGFIWVPFILAVTLIAWFGMNDLSSARASFSEQAVIFKRKHNWLMCWLYLATFGSFIGFSAAFPLLIKTSFPEVIALKFAFLGPLVGALVRPLGGWLADKLGGAKVTLWNFVLMIVMVFGVLHFLPKGGEGGSFYGFLGMFMLLFITTGVGNGSTFRMIPVIFRTLHEKSALGKKPEVREQALKNAGKESAAVLGFSSAMGAFGAFFIPKSFGTSMALTGGPEMAFYMFVGFYLSCIVVTWWWYARKGAATPC; encoded by the coding sequence ATGTCCGTTCTGCAAACGCCTGAAAAGGGCCCGGTCATTCATGACTGGCGCCCGGAAGACCCTGCATTCTGGGGGCGCAGCGGCAAACTGACGGCCCGGCGCAACCTGTGGATTTCGATCCCGGCGCTGCTGTTGGCCTTCGCCGTGTGGATGGTCTGGAGCACGGTGATCGTGCGCCTGAACGCCATCGGCTTCAGTTTCACCACCGACCAACTGTTCTGGCTCGCGGCGTTGCCGGGGTTGTCCGGCGCCACCTTGCGCATCTTCTATTCGTTCATGGTGCCGATCTTCGGCGGCCGTCGCTGGACCGCGCTGAGCACCGCGTCGTTGCTGATACCGGCGTTGTGGATGGGCTTCGCCGTGCAGGATTCGAGCACGCCCTACAGCGTGTTCGTACTGATCGCATTGCTCTGCGGTTTCGGTGGCGGCAACTTCGCCTCAAGCATGTCCAACATCAGTTTTTTCTATCCCAAGTCCCAGCAAGGCACCGCCCTGGGCCTGAACGCCGGGCTGGGTAACCTGGGCGTATCGGTGATGCAATTCAGCGTGCCGCTGGTGATTTCCTTCGGTGTGTTCGGCTTCATGGGCGGCCAACCCCAAGTGTTGGCCGATGGCAGCTCGCTGTGGTTGCAGAACGCCGGTTTCATCTGGGTGCCATTCATCCTCGCCGTGACCCTGATTGCCTGGTTCGGCATGAACGATCTGTCCAGCGCCCGGGCTTCGTTCAGCGAACAGGCGGTGATCTTCAAACGCAAGCACAACTGGCTGATGTGCTGGTTGTACCTGGCGACCTTCGGTTCATTCATCGGTTTCTCCGCCGCGTTCCCGCTGCTGATCAAGACCTCGTTCCCGGAAGTCATTGCCCTGAAATTCGCCTTCCTTGGCCCGCTGGTGGGCGCGCTGGTACGGCCGCTGGGCGGCTGGCTGGCGGACAAGCTTGGCGGCGCGAAAGTCACCCTGTGGAACTTCGTGCTGATGATCGTGATGGTGTTCGGCGTGTTGCACTTTCTACCCAAAGGCGGCGAGGGCGGCAGCTTCTACGGCTTCCTGGGCATGTTCATGTTGCTGTTCATCACCACTGGCGTGGGCAACGGTTCGACCTTCCGCATGATTCCGGTGATCTTCCGCACCCTGCACGAAAAATCCGCCCTGGGCAAAAAGCCCGAGGTGCGTGAGCAAGCACTCAAGAACGCCGGCAAGGAATCGGCCGCCGTGCTGGGTTTCAGCTCGGCCATGGGCGCCTTCGGAGCCTTCTTCATTCCCAAATCCTTCGGCACTTCGATGGCCCTGACCGGCGGCCCGGAGATGGCCTTCTACATGTTCGTCGGCTTCTACCTGAGCTGCATCGTGGTGACCTGGTGGTGGTACGCCCGCAAAGGCGCGGCGACACCCTGCTAA
- the narI gene encoding respiratory nitrate reductase subunit gamma, with amino-acid sequence MSKWDLLLFGVYPYVALAICLIGSWARFDLAQYTWKAGSSQMLSNRGMRLASNLFHIGVLFVLAGHFVGLLTPSAVYHHFLSTENKQLLAMVSGGFFGVLGLVGLLMLLNRRLTDPRVRATSNASDILVLVVLLVQLVLGLMTIVASTAHMDGSVMVMLADWAQNTVMLKPVEAATAMAPVGLVYKLHVLLGLTLFVLFPFTRLVHIVSAPVWYLGRRYQIVRQKF; translated from the coding sequence ATGTCTAAATGGGATCTGTTGTTGTTCGGGGTCTACCCCTACGTCGCCCTGGCGATCTGTTTGATTGGCAGTTGGGCGCGGTTCGATCTGGCCCAGTACACCTGGAAGGCCGGTTCCAGCCAGATGCTGAGCAATCGCGGCATGCGCCTGGCCAGCAACCTGTTTCACATCGGTGTGCTGTTCGTGCTGGCCGGGCACTTCGTCGGGCTGTTGACGCCTTCGGCGGTGTATCACCACTTCCTGAGCACCGAGAACAAGCAATTGCTGGCGATGGTTTCCGGTGGTTTCTTCGGCGTGCTCGGCCTGGTCGGTTTGCTGATGCTGCTCAACCGGCGCCTGACCGACCCACGAGTGCGTGCCACCTCCAATGCGTCGGACATCCTGGTGCTGGTGGTGTTGCTGGTGCAACTGGTGCTGGGGCTGATGACCATCGTCGCCTCGACCGCCCACATGGACGGTTCGGTGATGGTGATGCTGGCCGACTGGGCGCAGAACACCGTGATGTTGAAACCGGTGGAAGCTGCCACGGCGATGGCACCGGTGGGCCTGGTCTACAAGCTTCATGTGCTGCTGGGCCTGACCCTGTTCGTGTTGTTCCCCTTCACCCGTCTCGTCCACATCGTCAGTGCGCCGGTCTGGTACCTGGGACGTCGTTATCAAATCGTTCGGCAGAAGTTCTGA
- a CDS encoding peptidylprolyl isomerase, whose protein sequence is MASGCGCGGGSGGGGCGSSAKAAPVVDVEPAGAVQFEPAQVGTAAEDETPQLIASSEQEWPIISVNGVSISPQAMAQELQYHPADSREEAVYQAARALVIRELLQQRIAELGLALQVGAGENEEEAATRLLLEREVQVPQCDEATCLRYYESNRARFHSAPLLAVRHILLECAPDDAEARSLTHVQAELLLERLDQFPGSFAELALKYSACPSKEQGGSLGQISKGQTVPELERQLFTLPAGLASKPLESRYGWHVISIDQRIEGQALPYEAVATAIRTQLQQGVWQKALVQYLQTLIGAADIRGIHLQGADSPLVQ, encoded by the coding sequence ATGGCGAGTGGATGCGGATGTGGTGGCGGTAGTGGTGGCGGCGGTTGCGGTTCCTCGGCGAAAGCAGCACCCGTTGTCGATGTGGAACCCGCTGGGGCGGTGCAGTTCGAGCCGGCCCAGGTCGGGACAGCAGCGGAAGATGAAACACCTCAGTTGATCGCCAGCAGCGAGCAGGAGTGGCCGATCATCAGCGTCAACGGGGTGTCGATCTCCCCGCAGGCGATGGCTCAGGAGTTGCAATATCACCCGGCTGACAGCCGCGAGGAGGCGGTCTATCAAGCCGCCCGGGCTTTGGTGATTCGTGAACTGCTCCAGCAACGTATCGCCGAACTGGGCCTGGCGTTGCAGGTCGGTGCCGGTGAAAACGAAGAAGAAGCGGCCACGCGGTTGTTGCTCGAACGCGAGGTGCAGGTGCCGCAGTGCGACGAGGCGACTTGCCTGCGTTATTACGAAAGCAACCGCGCGCGCTTTCACAGCGCGCCGTTGCTGGCGGTGCGGCACATCCTGCTCGAATGCGCGCCGGACGATGCCGAGGCGCGCAGCCTGACCCATGTCCAGGCCGAGTTGCTGCTGGAACGGCTGGACCAGTTCCCGGGCAGTTTCGCCGAGCTGGCGCTGAAGTATTCGGCGTGTCCGTCCAAGGAGCAGGGCGGTTCGCTGGGACAGATCAGCAAGGGCCAGACCGTGCCGGAGCTGGAGCGCCAGTTGTTCACCTTGCCGGCGGGCCTGGCCAGCAAACCGCTGGAAAGTCGCTATGGCTGGCACGTAATCAGCATCGACCAGCGCATCGAGGGTCAGGCGTTGCCTTACGAGGCCGTGGCGACGGCAATTCGCACCCAGTTGCAGCAGGGTGTTTGGCAAAAGGCGCTGGTGCAATACCTGCAAACCCTGATCGGTGCGGCGGACATCCGTGGCATTCATCTTCAGGGCGCCGACTCGCCGCTGGTGCAGTGA